From the genome of Salvia splendens isolate huo1 unplaced genomic scaffold, SspV2 ctg529, whole genome shotgun sequence, one region includes:
- the LOC121790491 gene encoding glucan endo-1,3-beta-glucosidase 11-like isoform X1, translated as MGGLVSMITMLKTLAFVLTLSGLREVKSFGINYGQVGNNLPPPERVIDLLHSLRLTKTRIYDTNPQILRAFANSSIEIVVMVENEMLSTLMDPNQAIQWVMTRIKPYVPATRITSIAVGNELFTGGDTTLISYLVPAMVSIHAALVQVGLDGFMHVSSPSSLAVLQESYPPSAGAFRPELNRIMPQLLQFLAATKAPFWINAYPYFAYNGDPSRISLDYTLFNPNPGVVDPYTKLHYDNMLYAQVDAVIFAMAKMGYGGIEVRVSETGWPSIGDPSEVGATVHNAAIYNGNLLRRQWRGEGTPLRPKTRLEVYMFALFNEDMKPGPISERNFGLLKPDGTMVYNLGLSEGIAN; from the exons ATGGGAGGTCTTGTAAGCATGATTACCATGTTAAAAACTCTTGCATTTGTTTTAACTTTATCAg GTTTAAGAGAAGTCAAATCCTTTGGCATCAACTATGGGCAGGTCGGGAATAATTTGCCGCCACCGGAAAGAGTTATCGATCTCCTCCACTCTCTCAGGCTAACAAAAACCCGAATCTACGACACCAACCCGCAAATTCTAAGAGCGTTTGCCAACTCTAGCATCGAAATCGTCGTGATGGTCGAAAATGAGATGTTATCGACTTTGATGGATCCAAACCAAGCTATTCAGTGGGTCATGACCCGTATCAAACCCTACGTTCCGGCTACAAGGATCACTAGCATCGCCGTCGGTAATGAGCTCTTCACTGGTGGTGACACCACTCTCATATCATACCTTGTGCCGGCCATGGTTAGCATCCATGCAGCCTTGGTCCAGGTTGGGTTGGACGGGTTCATGCATGTCTCATCTCCAAGTTCGCTAGCGGTTCTTCAAGAATCCTACCCGCCATCAGCTGGTGCATTCCGACCCGAACTGAACCGGATCATGCCCCAACTTTTGCAATTTTTGGCTGCTACAAAGGCTCCATTTTGGATCAATGCGTACCCGTATTTTGCTTACAATGGCGACCCGAGTAGGATCTCTCTGGACTACACATTGTTCAACCCAAACCCGGGAGTGGTTGATCCATATACAAAGCTCCATTATGACAATATGTTGTACGCACAAGTCGATGCGGTGATATTTGCCATGGCAAAGATGGGGTATGGAGGGATTGAGGTTCGGGTTTCAGAAACAGGATGGCCCTCCATCGGAGATCCGAGTGAAGTCGGGGCAACCGTTCATAACGCTGCAATTTACAATGGGAATTTATTGAGGAGACAATGGAGAGGTGAAGGGACTCCATTGAGACCTAAGACAAGGTTGGAGGTGTACATGTTTGCATTGTTCAATGAGGATATGAAGCCCGGCCCAATATCAGAGAGAAACTTTGGATTGTTGAAGCCCGATGGGACGATGGTTTACAATCTCGGACTATCCGAAGGTATAGCTAATTGA
- the LOC121790491 gene encoding glucan endo-1,3-beta-glucosidase 11-like isoform X2: protein MHTNIHVYGLREVKSFGINYGQVGNNLPPPERVIDLLHSLRLTKTRIYDTNPQILRAFANSSIEIVVMVENEMLSTLMDPNQAIQWVMTRIKPYVPATRITSIAVGNELFTGGDTTLISYLVPAMVSIHAALVQVGLDGFMHVSSPSSLAVLQESYPPSAGAFRPELNRIMPQLLQFLAATKAPFWINAYPYFAYNGDPSRISLDYTLFNPNPGVVDPYTKLHYDNMLYAQVDAVIFAMAKMGYGGIEVRVSETGWPSIGDPSEVGATVHNAAIYNGNLLRRQWRGEGTPLRPKTRLEVYMFALFNEDMKPGPISERNFGLLKPDGTMVYNLGLSEGIAN from the exons ATGCATACAAACATACATGTATATG GTTTAAGAGAAGTCAAATCCTTTGGCATCAACTATGGGCAGGTCGGGAATAATTTGCCGCCACCGGAAAGAGTTATCGATCTCCTCCACTCTCTCAGGCTAACAAAAACCCGAATCTACGACACCAACCCGCAAATTCTAAGAGCGTTTGCCAACTCTAGCATCGAAATCGTCGTGATGGTCGAAAATGAGATGTTATCGACTTTGATGGATCCAAACCAAGCTATTCAGTGGGTCATGACCCGTATCAAACCCTACGTTCCGGCTACAAGGATCACTAGCATCGCCGTCGGTAATGAGCTCTTCACTGGTGGTGACACCACTCTCATATCATACCTTGTGCCGGCCATGGTTAGCATCCATGCAGCCTTGGTCCAGGTTGGGTTGGACGGGTTCATGCATGTCTCATCTCCAAGTTCGCTAGCGGTTCTTCAAGAATCCTACCCGCCATCAGCTGGTGCATTCCGACCCGAACTGAACCGGATCATGCCCCAACTTTTGCAATTTTTGGCTGCTACAAAGGCTCCATTTTGGATCAATGCGTACCCGTATTTTGCTTACAATGGCGACCCGAGTAGGATCTCTCTGGACTACACATTGTTCAACCCAAACCCGGGAGTGGTTGATCCATATACAAAGCTCCATTATGACAATATGTTGTACGCACAAGTCGATGCGGTGATATTTGCCATGGCAAAGATGGGGTATGGAGGGATTGAGGTTCGGGTTTCAGAAACAGGATGGCCCTCCATCGGAGATCCGAGTGAAGTCGGGGCAACCGTTCATAACGCTGCAATTTACAATGGGAATTTATTGAGGAGACAATGGAGAGGTGAAGGGACTCCATTGAGACCTAAGACAAGGTTGGAGGTGTACATGTTTGCATTGTTCAATGAGGATATGAAGCCCGGCCCAATATCAGAGAGAAACTTTGGATTGTTGAAGCCCGATGGGACGATGGTTTACAATCTCGGACTATCCGAAGGTATAGCTAATTGA
- the LOC121790489 gene encoding cullin-4-like produces the protein MSHPTSSTSTSNPSKRSSSSPYSSAAAAPILSAMKKAKSHNTPHVHFSDSPALSPMIEDDPTDAALEASSPSSAFGRTGAASAGGVTSNLSRKKATLPQPTKKLVIKLNKAKPMLPANFEENTWATLKSAISAIFLKQPNPCDLEKLYQAVNDLCLHKMGGSLYQRIEKACESYISASLQSLVGQSEDLVVFLSLVQKRWQDFCDQMLMIRGIALYLDRTYVKQTSNVRSLWDMGLQLFHKHLSLASEVERKTVFGLLKMIESERLGEAVDRTLLNHLLKMFTALGIYPESFEKPFLEGTSEFYAAEGVKYMQQADVPDYLKHVEMRLQEENERCLIYLDASTRKPLVATAERQLLVRHVTAILDKGFMILMDGKRIEDLQRMYLLFSRVDALESLRQSLNQYIRITGQSIVMDEEKDRDMVSSLLEFKANLDRIWEESFSKNEAFSNTIKDAFEHLINIRQNRPAELIAKFVDEKLRAGNKGTSEEELEGTLDKVLVLFRYIQGKDVFEAFYKKDLAKRLLLSKSASIDAEKSMITKLKTECGSQFTNKLEGMFKDIELSKEINESFKQSSQARTKLPSGIEMSVHVLTTGYWPTYPPMDVRLPHELNVYQDIFKEFYLSKHSGRRLMWQNSLGHCVLKADFPKGKKELAVSLFQTVVLMLFNDAQNLCFQDIKESTGIEDKELRRTLQSLACGKVRVLQKIPKGKDVDDDDSFVFNDQFTAPLYRIKVNAIQMKETVEENTSTTERVFQDRQYQVDAAIVRIMKTRKVLSHTLLITELFQQLKFPIKPGDLKKRIESLIDREYLERDKNNPQIYNYLA, from the exons ATGTCTCACCCCACCTCCTCTACCTCCACCTCCAATCCCAGCAagcgctcctcctcctccccttattcctccgccgccgcagcTCCAATTCTCTCCGCGATGAAGAAGGCCAAGTCGCACAATACTCCACACGTCCACTTCTCCGACTCCCCCGCCCTCTCCCCGATGATCGAGGACGATCCCACCGACGCCGCGCTCGAGGCCTCCTCCCCCTCCAGCGCCTTCGGCCGCACTGGCGCCGCCTCCGCCGGCGGCGTCACCTCCAATTTGTCGCGGAAGAAAGCCACCCTCCCGCAGCCAACAAAGAAGCTCGTAATTAAGCTCAATAAag CCAAACCGATGCTACCGGCTAATTTTGAGGAAAATACATGGGCAACACTTAAGTCAGCTATCAGCGCCATATTTTTGAAGCAACCCAATCCATGTGACCTGGAGAAACTCTATCAG GCGGTAAATGACCTTTGCCTGCACAAAATGGGGGGAAGTCTCTATCAACGGATCGAAAAGGCGTGCGAAAGCTACATATCCGCTTCCCTTCAATCTTTGGTCGGCCAAAGTGAAGACCTGGTGGTTTTCTTATCACTTGTCCAGAAGCGGTGGCAGGATTTTTGCGACCAGATGCTGATGATCCGGGGTATAGCTTTATATCTCGATAGAACATATGTGAAGCAAACGTCGAATGTTCGCTCATTGTGGGACATGGGCTTGCAGCTTTTTCACAAACATCTTTCCTTAGCTTCAGAAGTGGAGCGCAAAACCGTATTTGGTCTTTTAAAAATGATTGAGAGTGAAAG ATTAGGCGAAGCAGTTGATAGAACTCTCCTTAATCATCTATTGAAGATGTTTACTGCATTGGGTATTTATCCAGAAAGCTTCGAGAAGCCATTCCTTGAAGGTACATCTGAGTTTTATGCAGCCGAAGGTGTCAAATACATGCAGCAAGCAGATGTTCCAGATTATTTAAAGCACGTAGAG ATGAGGTTGcaagaagaaaatgaaagatGTCTAATTTACCTGGATGCAAGTACTAGAAAGCCACTCGTAGCAACTGCAGAAAGGCAGCTGCTCGTGCGTCATGTAACTGCCATTCTCGACAAG GGTTTCATGATACTTATGGATGGGAAGCGTATTGAAGACCTTCAGAGGATGTATCTTCTCTTCTCTAGAGTTGACGCCCTCGAATCATTAAGGCAATCCCTGAATCAATACATCCGAATAACTGGCCAGAGTATTGTCATGGATGAGGAGAAGGACAGAGATATGGTATCGAGCTTATTGGAATTTAAGGCTAATCTTGATAGAATATGGGAAGAAAGCTTCTCCAAAAATGAAGCATTTAGCAACACCATCAAGGATGCATTTGAGCATCTCATTAATATCCGGCAG AATCGGCCTGCTGAGCTTATCGCAAAGTTTGTTGACGAAAAGCTTCGTGCTGGAAACAAGGGTACCTCAGAAGAGGAATTGGAGGGTACACTTGATAAAGTGTTAGTCTTGTTCAGATATATACAG GGCAAGGATGTATTTGAAGCTTTCTACAAGAAAGATCTTGCTAAAAGGCTCTTGTTGAGTAAAAGTGCTTCTATTGATGCAGAGAAGTCTATGATTACTAAG TTGAAAACTGAGTGTGGCAGTCAATTTACTAACAAACTCGAAGGAATGTTCAAG GACATCGAATTGTCTAAAGAGATTAACGAATCATTCAAGCAATCATCTCAAGCTCGGACAAAACTCCCATCCGGGATCGAGATGAGTGTTCATGTCCTAACAACTGG GTACTGGCCGACATATCCACCCATGGATGTCAGGCTCCCACATGAGCTCAATGTTTACCAG GACATTTTTAAGGAGTTTTACTTGAGCAAGCATAGTGGGAGGCGATTGATGTGGCAAAACTCGTTAGGTCATTGTGTTCTTAAAGCAGATTTCCCGAAGGGTAAAAAGGAACTCGCAGTTTCTCTGTTTCAG ACTGTTGTATTGATGCTGTTCAATGATGCACAAAATCTTTGCTTTCAAGATATAAAAGAATCTACGGGTATCGAGGATAAAGAGCTGAGGAGGACTTTGCAGTCCCTTGCATGTGGGAAGGTTCGCGTCCTCCAAAAA ATTCCCAAAGGCAAAGATGTGGATGATGACGACTCCTTTGTCTTCAACGATCAATTTACTGCTCCACTGTATCGTATAAAG GTAAATGCAATCCAAATGAAGGAAACAGTTGAGGAGAACACGAGCACAACGGAAAGGGTTTTCCAAGATCGTCAATATCAG GTTGATGCTGCTATCGTTCGTATAATGAAGACGAGAAAAGTGCTGAGCCACACCTTACTGATCACCGAACTCTTTCAGCAG CTGAAGTTTCCGATAAAACCGGGTGACCTGAAGAAGAGGATCGAGAGCCTCATTGACCGAGAGTACCTGGAACGTGACAAAAACAACCCACAAATATACAACTACCTTGCTTGA